One genomic region from Phoenix dactylifera cultivar Barhee BC4 unplaced genomic scaffold, palm_55x_up_171113_PBpolish2nd_filt_p 000046F, whole genome shotgun sequence encodes:
- the LOC103710151 gene encoding putative chloride channel-like protein CLC-g, whose translation MATSAEEEEELLDEHHRINLRRSASNVTSQVAIVGSHVCPIESLDYELVENDLFKDWRHRGRAHIICYVTLKWSLCFLIGALAGAVGFFNNLAVENIAGFKFVVTSNLMLAKKYAWAFGVFAGSNFVLAMFASVLTAYIAPAAAGSGIPEVKAYLNGIDAPDLFSLRTLVVKVVGCIAAVSSSLHAGKAGPMVHAGACIASTLGQGGSGKYHLSCKWPRYFRNDRDRRELVTCGAGAGIAAALRAPVGGVLFALESVSSWWNSALLWKAFFTTAVVGVVLRALIDICNGGKCGLFGKGELIMFDVTSDTIAYHLADLPPVILLGVIGGLLGSFYNFLLEKVLRIYNLIHEKGIGYELLLAATVSILTSCCLFGLPWLASCRPCPGGLSEVCPSIGSGFGIFKKFQCPPHHYNDLASLLFNTNDGTIRNLFSAGTDAVFQKSSMLLFFAASYFLGIVSYGLVAPAGLFVPLILTGAAYGRLVGMLVGKHSTLDHGLFAVLGSASVLGGSMRMTLSVCVIILELTNNLLLLPLVMLVLLISKTVADTFNANIYDMMVKLKGLPYLDAHAEPYMRQLTVSDVLTGPLQIFNGVEKVGNIVHVLKTTGHHGFPVVDGPPFSSSPVLFGLILRAHLLVLLKKKEFLHACTLSGVDASKQFSADDFAKRGSGRCDSIEDIELTGEEMETCIDLHPFTNTSPHTVVETMSLAKALILFREVGLRHLLVVPKSSSSPPVVGMLTRHDFMPEHILGLYPLLLKSRWKRSESPLLLK comes from the exons ATGGCGACTTCggcggaggaagaggaggagctgCTCGACGAGCATCACCGCATCAACCTCCGGCGGTCGGCGTCGAACGTCACTTCCCAGGTGGCCATCGTCGGCTCCCACGTGTGTCCCATCGAGAGCCTCGACTACGAGCTGGTCGAGAACGACTTATTCAAGGACTGGCGGCACCGCGGCCGCGCCCACATCATTTGCTACGTCACCCTCAAGTGGTCCCTCTGTTTCCTCATCGGCGCCCTCGCCGGTGCCGTCGGCTTCTTCAACAATCTTGCCGTCGAGAATATCGCCGGTTTCAAGTTCGTCGTCACCTCCAACCTTATGCTCGCCAAGAA GTATGCGTGGGCGTTTGGAGTGTTTGCGGGGTCGAATTTCGTGCTCGCGATGTTCGCGTCGGTCCTGACGGCTTACATTGCGCCGGCGGCGGCCGGATCGGGCATACCGGAAGTGAAGGCCTATTTGAATGGCATCGATGCGCCGGATTTATTCTCGCTGAGGACTCTGGTAGTAAAG GTAGTGGGTTGCATTGCTGCAGTGTCATCATCTCTGCATGCGGGCAAGGCAGGCCCCATGGTGCATGCAGGGGCATGCATAGCATCTACACTCGGGCAGGGAGGGTCCGGTAAATACCACTTGTCATGTAAATGGCCACGATATTTTCGGAACGACAGAGATCGACGGGAACTGGTAACTTGCGGGGCTGGTGCTGGGATTGCTGCTGCCTTGCGTGCGCCGGTTGGTGGTGTTCTGTTTGCCCTCGAGTCGGTATCATCATG GTGGAACAGTGCCTTACTCTGGAAAGCATTCTTCACAACAGCTGTAGTTGGTGTTGTGCTTAGGGCACTGATAGACATTTGTAACGGTGGCAAGTGTGGGTTATTTGGAAAGGGTGAGCTGATAATGTTTGATGTAACTTCAGATACTATTGCTTATCACTTGGCGGACCTACCGCCGGTGATCCTTTTAGGAGTTATTGGGGGACTATTGGGAAGCTTCTACAATTTTCTCTTGGAGAAGGTTCTCCGAATCTACAATCTTATCCATGA GAAGGGCATTGGCTATGAATTGCTTCTTGCCGCCACAGTTTCCATACTTACATCCTGTTGCCTGTTCGGGCTACCATGGCTTGCATCTTGTAGACCTTGCCCAGGCGGCCTCTCAGAAGTTTGTCCATCGATAGGCAGCGGATTCGGCATTTTCAAGAAGTTCCAATGCCCTCCTCACCATTACAACGATCTGGCTAGCTTACTTTTCAACACCAACGATGGCACGATTAGAAACCTGTTTAGTGCTGGCACAGATGCTGTGTTCCAAAAATCCTCGATGCTCTTGTTCTTTGCTGCCTCTTACTTCCTCGGGATTGTGAGCTATGGTCTCGTTGCTCCTGCTGGCCTCTTTGTTCCACTCATTCTGACTGGTGCGGCCTATGGGCGCCTTGTTGGGATGCTTGTGGGCAAACACTCAACTCTGGACCACGGGCTCTTTGCAGTCCTTGGATCTGCTTCCGTTCTTGGTGGATCAATGAGAATGACTCTTTCTGTATGTGTAATCATCCTAGAATTGACCAACAATCTCCTGTTGCTTCCCCTGGTCATGCTTGTTTTGCTCATATCGAAAACTGTGGCCGACACTTTTAATGCAAATATCTATGATATGATGGTCAAATTGAAGGGGCTTCCATATCTTGACGCCCACGCAGAACCCTACATGAGGCAGCTCACAGTCAGTGATGTGCTCACTGGGCCTTTGCAGATATTTAATGGCGTGGAGAAAGTCGGCAATATAGTCCATGTTTTAAAGACAACAGGTCATCATGGATTCCCTGTTGTAGATGGGCCTCCTTTTTCCAGTTCACCTGTGCTGTTTGGCCTAATTCTTCGTGCACACCTACTTGTCTTGTTAAAGAAGAAGGAGTTTCTTCATGCTTGCACCCTCTCAGGGGTTGATGCATCAAAACAGTTCTCTGCTGATGATTTTGCCAAGCGTGGCTCTGGCAGGTGCGACAGCATCGAAGATATAGAGCTGACTGGAGAAGAGATGGAAACGTGCATTGACTTGCATCCATTTACGAACACCTCACCTCACACTGTCGTCGAGACGATGTCATTAGCAAAAGCTCTCATACTTTTCCGAGAAGTTGGTCTAAGGCACCTCTTGGTTGTTCCAAAGTCCTCTTCG AGCCCGCCTGTAGTGGGCATGCTGACGAGGCATGATTTCATGCCCGAGCATATACTGGGGCTGTATCCTTTGCTGTTGAAGAGCAGATGGAAGCGTTCAGAAAGTCCACTATTATTAAAATGA
- the LOC103710152 gene encoding VQ motif-containing protein 11-like — protein MASPTAVNAKEMETANSSSPPPPPPPPPPPSITTNNTMYVKAEPWTFRAVVQKLTGVAEDSPHKLPVSGPPRRSRAPPFPPPASLLKRQKLQERRRAPAKLEIKLGPSSVRYSRPYHHLWSGKAEAAGFSSPVSTADPFFFNISSPSPTTPSPSSLEEEGRGEERAIAEKGFYLHPSPRSGGEPPKLLPLFPFHSPRESSPP, from the coding sequence ATGGCTTCTCCCACCGCCGTCAACGCCAAAGAGATGGAGACGGCcaactcctcctctcctcctcctcctcctccgccgccgccgccgccatctATTACTACAAATAATACGATGTACGTGAAGGCAGAGCCGTGGACGTTCCGGGCGGTGGTCCAGAAGCTCACCGGCGTCGCCGAGGACTCCCCTCACAAGCTCCCCGTCAGTGGGCCCCCTCGCAGAAGCCGGGCCCCACCTTTTCCCCCGCCGGCGAGCTTGCTAAAGCGGCAGAAGCTCCAGGAGAGGCGGCGGGCCCCCGCCAAGCTGGAGATCAAGCTGGGCCCCTCCTCGGTTCGCTATAGTAGACCTTATCACCACCTTTGGAGTGGTAAAGCCGAGGCTGCCGGCTTCTCGTCGCCCGTTTCTACTGCGGATCCCTTCTTCTTTAACATCTCTTCTCCGAGTCCAAcgactccttctccttcttcgttAGAGGAGGAGGGCCGGGGGGAGGAGAGAGCGATAGCAGAGAAGGGCTTCTACCTCCATCCTTCGCCGAGGAGCGGCGGAGAGCCGCCTAAGCTTTTGCCTTTGTTCCCCTTCCATTCCCCCCGGGAGTCCTCTCCTCCTTAG